The Lycium ferocissimum isolate CSIRO_LF1 chromosome 1, AGI_CSIRO_Lferr_CH_V1, whole genome shotgun sequence genome includes a region encoding these proteins:
- the LOC132056887 gene encoding subtilisin-like protease SBT3.9 isoform X2 translates to MKLMLSKEEAKKRMIYSYRHGFSGFAAKLTNSQAKQIGELPEVVRIIQNSRYKTHTSRSWDFLGLSKNDPNNLLNKTNQGDGVIIGILDSGIWGDSEAFNDKGLGPIPSRWKGNCKSEGKFNATKHCNKKIIGARWYIKGMMEEKELNQTMVEELYDLSPLDDHGHGTHVAYTAAGSYVNDVQYYGLNMGTARGGAPLARLAIYKVCWTDKETQYCGSADALAGIDDAIKDGVDILSASIGDDCVLSEVDFFESLLGIGSFHAVSHGISFIAAGGNSGPESSTISNTSPWMINVAASNDDREIVTPLTLGNNKTILAAQGIFKGKEQAFAPLVIFEKITNYNEVKSIANEVKGKVLMLFFQNQIDIIFSLLTLKTTGVLALIVSTPPLNENIDYNQTHGVPIPFFSVDVEQGNQIFDYFQQCKSNKQDPMIKLGQSEVFEGKKIFLKVPKFSSRGPNSFTPKFLKPDVAAPGVSVLAAVPPHKGDNGFQLMSGTSMAAPHVSGIVALLKAAHPNWSPAAIKSALVTTAWNEDTYRSEIYSEGAGDKLADPFDFGGGICNPNGATDPGLVYDMEKNDYLNYLCSLGYTNDKVHNATTLLSDSKNSTAAGIICPNEVSSRLDLNLPSISIPNLKNSVIVRRTVTNVGNVNSVYKLVVKPPRNTAIKVSPHVLKFNSKTKKISFEVKITSNHEGRSKFNFGSLSWIDGKHFVRIPIAVRK, encoded by the exons ATGAAGCTGATGCTAAG TAAGGAAGAAGCCAAAAAACGGATGATATATAGCTATAGACATGGCTTTTCTGGGTTTGCTGCTAAGCTCACTAATTCTCAAGCCAAACAAATTGGAG AATTACCTGAAGTGGTCCGAATTATACAAAACTCTCGTTACAAGACTCATACGTCAAGGAGTTGGGATTTTTTGGGTCTTTCTAAAAATGATCCCAACAATCTTCTCAACAAAACAAATCAGGGTGATGGAGTAATAATTGGCATTTTAGATTCAG GTATATGGGGAGACTCGGAAGCTTTTAATGATAAAGGGCTAGGTCCAATTCCATCTCGATGGAAGGGTAATTGCAAATCTGAAGGAAAATTCAATGCCACAAAACAttgtaacaaaaaaattattggtgCACGTTGGTACATAAAAGGGATGATGGAAGAAAAGGAACTAAACCAGACAATGGTCGAAGAATTATATGATTTATCACCATTAGATGACCACGGGCATGGTACACATGTTGCCTATACAGCTGCTGGTTCTTATGTTAACGATGTTCAATATTATGGTCTTAACATGGGGACAGCACGAGGAGGAGCACCACTTGCGCGATTGGCTATTTATAAG GTCTGTTGGACAGATAAGGAAACTCAATATTGTGGTAGTGCTGATGCTCTTGCTGGTATTGATGATGCTATAAAAGATGGGGTTGACATATTGTCAGCATCTATTGGTGATGATTGTGTCTTGTCTGAAGTCGATTTTTTTGAAAGTCTTTTGGGGATAGGATCTTTTCATGCAGTATCCCATGGCATATCTTTTATTGCTGCTGGAGGAAATAGTGGACCTGAATCAAGCACAATCAGCAATACTTCTCCATGGATGATAAATGTTGCGGCTAGCAATGACGATAGAGAAATTGTTACTCCTTTAACACTTGGCAACAACAAGACTATACTA GCCGCTCAAGGAATTTTTAAAGGGAAGGAACAAGCCTTTGCTCCTTTGGTCATTTTTGAAAAGATAACAAA TTATAATGAAGTCAAATCTATTGCCAATGAAGTGAAAGGAAAAGTTCTAATGCTTTTCTTTCAAAACCAAATtgatataattttttctttgcTGACTCTAAAAACTACTGGGGTTTTGGCTCTGATTGTTTCTACTCCCCCTCTTAACGAAAACATTGACTATAATCAAACTCATGGTGTCCCTATACCCTTTTTTTCCGTTGATGTGGAGCAAGGAAACcaaatatttgattattttcaaCAATGTAAATCGAA TAAGCAAGATCCTATGATTAAATTGGGTCAATCTGAAGTTTTTGAGGGGAAGAAGATATTTCTAAAAGTGCCTAAGTTCTCATCAAGAGGCCCGAATTCCTTTACCCCAAAATTTTTGAAg cCGGATGTTGCAGCTCCTGGTGTAAGTGTACTTGCAGCAGTTCCTCCTCATAAAGGAGACAATGGATTCCAACTCATGTCAGGAACATCCATGGCAGCTCCTCACGTCTCAGGAATTGTTGCACTCCTTAAAGCTGCACATCCTAATTGGTCTCCTGCAGCGATCAAATCCGCACTTGTAACTACAG CATGGAACGAGGACACATATAGATCTGAAATCTATTCGGAAGGGGCAGGAGATAAACTTGCTGATCCATTTGACTTTGGAGGAGGCATTTGTAATCCAAATGGAGCAACGGATCCTGGCTTAGTttatgatatggagaaaaatGATTATTTGAATTATCTTTGCAGTTTGGGTTATACTAATGATAAGGTTCACAATGCAACTACATTACTTTCCGATTCAAAAAATTCTACTGCAGCAGGCATTATATGTCCCAATGAAGTATCTTCTAGGTTGGATTTGAATCTCCCTTCAATATCTATTCCAAATCTTAAGAATTCAGTTATTGTCAGAAGAACTGTTACTAATGTTGGAAATGTCAACTCTGTATACAAGCTAGTGGTTAAACCTCCTAGAAATACTGCAATTAAAGTAAGTCCACATGTCTTGAAGTTCAATTCCAAGACAAAGAAAATTTCCTTTGAGGTCAAAATCACATCTAATCACGAAGGAAGGAGTAAATTTAACTTTGGAAGTTTGTCGTGGATTGACGGCAAGCATTTTGTTAGAATTCCTATTGCTGTGAGAAAATAA
- the LOC132056887 gene encoding subtilisin-like protease SBT3.9 isoform X1: protein MLGYLLPFTISHRKERTKKMNNPTSSLVFLFFLLIFTCLCEITAKADEADAKIYIVYLGHKPHDDHELITYSHHDILGQVVGSKEEAKKRMIYSYRHGFSGFAAKLTNSQAKQIGELPEVVRIIQNSRYKTHTSRSWDFLGLSKNDPNNLLNKTNQGDGVIIGILDSGIWGDSEAFNDKGLGPIPSRWKGNCKSEGKFNATKHCNKKIIGARWYIKGMMEEKELNQTMVEELYDLSPLDDHGHGTHVAYTAAGSYVNDVQYYGLNMGTARGGAPLARLAIYKVCWTDKETQYCGSADALAGIDDAIKDGVDILSASIGDDCVLSEVDFFESLLGIGSFHAVSHGISFIAAGGNSGPESSTISNTSPWMINVAASNDDREIVTPLTLGNNKTILAAQGIFKGKEQAFAPLVIFEKITNYNEVKSIANEVKGKVLMLFFQNQIDIIFSLLTLKTTGVLALIVSTPPLNENIDYNQTHGVPIPFFSVDVEQGNQIFDYFQQCKSNKQDPMIKLGQSEVFEGKKIFLKVPKFSSRGPNSFTPKFLKPDVAAPGVSVLAAVPPHKGDNGFQLMSGTSMAAPHVSGIVALLKAAHPNWSPAAIKSALVTTAWNEDTYRSEIYSEGAGDKLADPFDFGGGICNPNGATDPGLVYDMEKNDYLNYLCSLGYTNDKVHNATTLLSDSKNSTAAGIICPNEVSSRLDLNLPSISIPNLKNSVIVRRTVTNVGNVNSVYKLVVKPPRNTAIKVSPHVLKFNSKTKKISFEVKITSNHEGRSKFNFGSLSWIDGKHFVRIPIAVRK from the exons ATGTTGGGTTATCTTCTCCCTTTCACAATTTCTCATAGAAAGGAGAGaactaaaaaaatgaataatccaacttcttctcttgtttttttatttttcttgttaatCTTTACTTGTCTATGTGAAATAACCGCAAAAGCGGATGAAGCTGATGCTAAG ATTTACATTGTCTACTTGGGACACAAGCCACACGATGACCATGAACTTATCACCTATTCACATCATGACATTTTAGGTCAAGTGGTTGGGAG TAAGGAAGAAGCCAAAAAACGGATGATATATAGCTATAGACATGGCTTTTCTGGGTTTGCTGCTAAGCTCACTAATTCTCAAGCCAAACAAATTGGAG AATTACCTGAAGTGGTCCGAATTATACAAAACTCTCGTTACAAGACTCATACGTCAAGGAGTTGGGATTTTTTGGGTCTTTCTAAAAATGATCCCAACAATCTTCTCAACAAAACAAATCAGGGTGATGGAGTAATAATTGGCATTTTAGATTCAG GTATATGGGGAGACTCGGAAGCTTTTAATGATAAAGGGCTAGGTCCAATTCCATCTCGATGGAAGGGTAATTGCAAATCTGAAGGAAAATTCAATGCCACAAAACAttgtaacaaaaaaattattggtgCACGTTGGTACATAAAAGGGATGATGGAAGAAAAGGAACTAAACCAGACAATGGTCGAAGAATTATATGATTTATCACCATTAGATGACCACGGGCATGGTACACATGTTGCCTATACAGCTGCTGGTTCTTATGTTAACGATGTTCAATATTATGGTCTTAACATGGGGACAGCACGAGGAGGAGCACCACTTGCGCGATTGGCTATTTATAAG GTCTGTTGGACAGATAAGGAAACTCAATATTGTGGTAGTGCTGATGCTCTTGCTGGTATTGATGATGCTATAAAAGATGGGGTTGACATATTGTCAGCATCTATTGGTGATGATTGTGTCTTGTCTGAAGTCGATTTTTTTGAAAGTCTTTTGGGGATAGGATCTTTTCATGCAGTATCCCATGGCATATCTTTTATTGCTGCTGGAGGAAATAGTGGACCTGAATCAAGCACAATCAGCAATACTTCTCCATGGATGATAAATGTTGCGGCTAGCAATGACGATAGAGAAATTGTTACTCCTTTAACACTTGGCAACAACAAGACTATACTA GCCGCTCAAGGAATTTTTAAAGGGAAGGAACAAGCCTTTGCTCCTTTGGTCATTTTTGAAAAGATAACAAA TTATAATGAAGTCAAATCTATTGCCAATGAAGTGAAAGGAAAAGTTCTAATGCTTTTCTTTCAAAACCAAATtgatataattttttctttgcTGACTCTAAAAACTACTGGGGTTTTGGCTCTGATTGTTTCTACTCCCCCTCTTAACGAAAACATTGACTATAATCAAACTCATGGTGTCCCTATACCCTTTTTTTCCGTTGATGTGGAGCAAGGAAACcaaatatttgattattttcaaCAATGTAAATCGAA TAAGCAAGATCCTATGATTAAATTGGGTCAATCTGAAGTTTTTGAGGGGAAGAAGATATTTCTAAAAGTGCCTAAGTTCTCATCAAGAGGCCCGAATTCCTTTACCCCAAAATTTTTGAAg cCGGATGTTGCAGCTCCTGGTGTAAGTGTACTTGCAGCAGTTCCTCCTCATAAAGGAGACAATGGATTCCAACTCATGTCAGGAACATCCATGGCAGCTCCTCACGTCTCAGGAATTGTTGCACTCCTTAAAGCTGCACATCCTAATTGGTCTCCTGCAGCGATCAAATCCGCACTTGTAACTACAG CATGGAACGAGGACACATATAGATCTGAAATCTATTCGGAAGGGGCAGGAGATAAACTTGCTGATCCATTTGACTTTGGAGGAGGCATTTGTAATCCAAATGGAGCAACGGATCCTGGCTTAGTttatgatatggagaaaaatGATTATTTGAATTATCTTTGCAGTTTGGGTTATACTAATGATAAGGTTCACAATGCAACTACATTACTTTCCGATTCAAAAAATTCTACTGCAGCAGGCATTATATGTCCCAATGAAGTATCTTCTAGGTTGGATTTGAATCTCCCTTCAATATCTATTCCAAATCTTAAGAATTCAGTTATTGTCAGAAGAACTGTTACTAATGTTGGAAATGTCAACTCTGTATACAAGCTAGTGGTTAAACCTCCTAGAAATACTGCAATTAAAGTAAGTCCACATGTCTTGAAGTTCAATTCCAAGACAAAGAAAATTTCCTTTGAGGTCAAAATCACATCTAATCACGAAGGAAGGAGTAAATTTAACTTTGGAAGTTTGTCGTGGATTGACGGCAAGCATTTTGTTAGAATTCCTATTGCTGTGAGAAAATAA